The following proteins come from a genomic window of Gottfriedia acidiceleris:
- the speE gene encoding polyamine aminopropyltransferase — translation MMDHSKTPLLTELVRYAKEDITSFDVPGHKRGNSLEELRELWSDMALKMDVNSSKRVDNLSHPTGVIQEAEALLADAFHSDNAYMLVNGSTSGVQYMIMSALEQGDKILLPRNVHKSAINALILAGAKPVFIEPEIDFEYGIVNGVSVKSVLHALDLNSDVKAILIINPTYFGATSDLKQIIDIGHSRGIPVLVDQAHGAHFSFHPDLPTNAALLGADLVTLSLHKTGGALTQASVLLHNDGIITKNRVRSTINLFQTTSASYLLMCSIDVARKKLVLEGQERFEKLLNLTRKAKEEINSIKGLKCITQDSYRNGVGVFDYDELKLVVKVSDLGMSGFKVYDMLAEEYKIQIELAEPNVILAIISLGDNEHTIQTLIDALRDISDRYYGKLPKLETDISVALKNPKMVMTPREAYYHPKRIISIHDASGLISGESIMIYPPGIPLCIPGELISTELIQHYLYLKSEGTITINDDDDPYIIKVVDRSLEENLMDLWYTENHQEDTKFSIKVQEHIHSEKSEFQQIDFFRSETFGTFFTLDGYMMVTEKDEFIYHDMITHVSMAVNPNIKKVLIIGGGDGGTAREVLRYPGVEVVDMVEIDERVVRLCQQYLPLTASKLDQDNRLTLYFEDGLKFVQEADEGYYDLILVDSTDPIGPGEGLFTVAFYNNCKRVLSEEGILINQHESPYYASYAHEMKRAHSKIKETFPISRVYQFHMPTYPSGHWLFGFASKKYDPIKDIKADEWNKLGIETKYYNTDLHVGCFMLPTYVKKQLDNEE, via the coding sequence ATGATGGATCACAGCAAAACACCGCTTTTAACTGAATTAGTCCGTTATGCTAAGGAAGATATAACTAGCTTTGATGTTCCCGGGCATAAAAGAGGTAATTCACTTGAGGAATTAAGAGAGCTTTGGAGTGATATGGCTCTTAAAATGGATGTCAATTCTTCAAAGCGTGTTGATAACTTATCGCATCCAACAGGTGTAATCCAAGAAGCCGAAGCTTTATTAGCAGATGCCTTTCATTCAGATAACGCATATATGTTAGTAAATGGTTCGACTTCTGGAGTTCAATATATGATTATGAGCGCCCTTGAACAAGGAGATAAAATTCTCCTACCAAGGAATGTACACAAATCTGCAATAAATGCATTAATCTTAGCAGGTGCTAAACCAGTATTTATTGAACCAGAAATCGATTTTGAGTATGGAATTGTAAATGGCGTTTCAGTAAAATCCGTTCTTCATGCCCTAGATTTAAATTCGGATGTTAAAGCCATCCTGATTATAAATCCGACCTATTTTGGAGCAACTTCAGATTTAAAACAAATTATCGACATTGGTCATTCTAGGGGGATTCCTGTTTTAGTAGATCAAGCCCATGGTGCTCACTTTTCGTTTCACCCTGATTTACCAACTAACGCTGCCCTACTTGGTGCTGACCTTGTTACCCTTAGTTTGCATAAAACTGGTGGCGCTTTAACTCAAGCATCAGTTCTACTACATAATGATGGGATTATTACTAAAAATAGGGTCCGATCTACAATTAATTTATTTCAAACAACATCTGCTTCCTATTTACTGATGTGTTCAATCGATGTTGCAAGAAAGAAATTAGTTTTAGAAGGTCAAGAGCGGTTTGAAAAATTACTAAATTTAACAAGAAAAGCTAAAGAAGAAATTAACTCCATAAAAGGATTAAAATGTATTACGCAAGATTCATATCGAAATGGAGTTGGCGTATTCGATTACGATGAGTTAAAACTCGTTGTTAAAGTTTCAGATTTAGGAATGTCTGGTTTTAAAGTTTATGACATGCTTGCAGAAGAATATAAAATTCAAATCGAACTTGCCGAACCTAATGTCATTTTAGCAATTATCTCGCTAGGTGATAATGAACACACCATTCAAACCTTAATTGATGCATTAAGAGATATCAGTGACCGATACTACGGTAAACTTCCAAAACTTGAAACAGATATAAGTGTTGCATTAAAAAATCCTAAAATGGTCATGACTCCTAGAGAAGCATACTATCATCCTAAACGTATTATTTCAATTCATGATGCTAGTGGATTAATTAGTGGTGAATCAATCATGATTTACCCTCCTGGTATCCCTCTTTGTATACCTGGTGAACTAATTTCAACCGAATTGATTCAGCATTATCTTTATTTAAAATCAGAAGGAACAATCACAATCAACGATGATGATGATCCTTATATAATAAAGGTCGTCGATCGAAGTTTGGAGGAAAATTTAATGGATTTATGGTATACAGAGAATCACCAAGAGGATACGAAGTTCTCCATAAAGGTTCAAGAACATATTCATTCTGAAAAAAGTGAATTTCAACAAATCGATTTCTTTAGAAGTGAAACATTTGGAACATTCTTTACTCTAGATGGTTATATGATGGTGACTGAAAAGGATGAATTTATCTACCATGATATGATTACGCACGTATCAATGGCCGTTAATCCAAACATTAAAAAAGTATTAATTATCGGTGGGGGCGACGGTGGTACTGCTCGTGAAGTACTACGTTACCCTGGGGTGGAAGTTGTTGATATGGTAGAAATTGATGAGCGAGTAGTAAGGCTTTGCCAACAATACTTACCTTTAACAGCTTCAAAATTAGATCAAGATAATCGATTAACCTTATATTTCGAAGATGGCCTAAAGTTCGTACAAGAAGCTGATGAAGGTTACTACGACCTGATTTTAGTAGATTCAACTGATCCTATTGGACCTGGTGAAGGGCTTTTTACAGTTGCTTTCTATAACAATTGCAAACGGGTATTAAGTGAAGAAGGGATACTAATTAACCAGCATGAAAGTCCATATTATGCTAGTTACGCACACGAAATGAAACGTGCTCATTCCAAAATTAAAGAAACATTTCCGATTTCAAGAGTTTATCAATTCCATATGCCAACTTATCCATCTGGACATTGGTTATTCGGATTTGCTTCAAAAAAATACGACCCAATTAAAGACATTAAAGCAGATGAATGGAATAAGCTAGGGATCGAAACAAAATATTATAATACAGACCTACATGTTGGGTGTTTTATGCTTCCTACCTATGTAAAAAAACAATTAGATAATGAAGAGTAA
- the speD gene encoding adenosylmethionine decarboxylase, with amino-acid sequence MNISSSNNFQLYGFNNLTKSLSFNMYDICFTKTKEEREAYIQYIDDQYNADRLTKILTEVTHIIGAHILNIAKQDYDPQGASVTILVSEGPVDNPSSETYSESPGPLPELVVAALDKSHITVHTYPEYHPDDGISTFRADIDVSTCGEISPLKALNYLIHQFDADIMTIDYRVRGFTRDVSGYKLFIDHDINSIQNYIPQKIKEMYQMIDVNVFQENIFHTKCKLKQFNLDNYLFGYTKEKLDAEEISQIEEKVKYEMDEIFYGKNLWNGPDVEDIDG; translated from the coding sequence ATGAATATTTCATCGTCAAATAATTTTCAACTTTATGGTTTCAACAACTTAACGAAATCTTTAAGTTTTAATATGTATGATATTTGCTTTACAAAAACGAAAGAAGAACGTGAAGCATATATTCAGTACATCGATGATCAATATAACGCTGACCGTTTAACAAAAATTTTAACTGAAGTTACGCATATAATTGGAGCTCACATCCTAAATATTGCAAAACAAGATTATGACCCTCAAGGAGCAAGTGTTACGATTCTCGTTTCAGAAGGTCCGGTTGATAACCCTTCATCTGAAACTTATTCCGAATCACCTGGTCCATTACCGGAGCTAGTAGTAGCGGCTTTAGATAAAAGTCATATTACTGTTCACACCTACCCAGAATATCATCCGGATGATGGAATCAGCACGTTCAGAGCAGATATTGATGTATCTACTTGTGGAGAAATTTCTCCTTTAAAAGCTTTAAACTATTTAATACACCAATTTGATGCCGATATTATGACAATTGATTATCGTGTTCGAGGATTTACTCGTGATGTTAGCGGTTATAAATTGTTTATTGATCATGATATAAACTCAATCCAAAATTACATTCCTCAAAAAATAAAGGAAATGTATCAGATGATTGATGTGAATGTGTTCCAAGAAAATATTTTTCATACGAAATGTAAGTTGAAGCAATTTAATTTAGACAATTATCTTTTTGGCTACACAAAAGAAAAATTAGACGCGGAGGAAATTTCACAAATAGAAGAAAAAGTGAAGTATGAGATGGATGAAATCTTTTACGGTAAAAATTTATGGAATGGTCCTGATGTGGAGGATATTGATGGATGA
- a CDS encoding glycosyltransferase family 4 protein, which yields MRVAIFTDTYIPQVNGVAKTLNRFTNYLKDHGHSYHVFAPEDYGLLSTQDVTRLKSVPFKIYPECKISFPNLSKMKKTLKEFNPDIIHIATPFTIGLSGLHIAKKMKIPLVASYHTNFDHYLQYYNLTFLENILWKYLDWFHKPTQKIFVPSKDTFNHLETKGFNNLSIWTHGVDCSIFRPTLNHNEIKQKYNITSKYTVCFVGRIAPEKDLETLSKIINYTKQRFNKNLTWIIVGDGPKKEEMIKKTGTDQIIYTGYLQKKDLVDIYGVSDLMVFPSHTETFGNVVLEAMACGTPVIGANAGGVKNIIRDYSTGVLCEPQNTSSFCQAIEDCLHGSEMLKHMSKKARDYALTQDWNSIFKKLVQEFELIFTSHPPILITKKA from the coding sequence ATGAGAGTAGCTATTTTTACAGACACCTATATTCCACAAGTGAATGGTGTTGCCAAAACTTTAAATCGATTTACAAATTACTTAAAAGATCATGGCCATTCATACCATGTGTTTGCTCCTGAAGACTACGGTTTATTATCAACGCAAGATGTAACAAGATTAAAATCTGTTCCATTTAAAATTTATCCTGAATGTAAAATTTCATTTCCAAACCTTTCTAAAATGAAAAAGACGCTAAAAGAATTTAATCCGGATATTATTCATATCGCAACGCCATTTACGATTGGATTAAGTGGTCTCCATATTGCTAAAAAAATGAAAATTCCTTTAGTTGCTTCATACCACACAAATTTTGATCATTATCTTCAGTACTATAACTTAACATTCTTAGAAAATATTTTATGGAAGTATTTAGATTGGTTTCATAAACCTACTCAAAAAATATTTGTTCCTTCGAAGGATACATTCAATCATTTAGAGACAAAAGGTTTTAACAATCTCTCTATTTGGACCCATGGCGTTGACTGTTCGATCTTTCGTCCAACTTTGAATCATAATGAAATAAAACAAAAATATAATATTACTTCTAAATATACGGTTTGTTTTGTCGGCAGAATTGCACCTGAAAAGGATTTAGAAACCTTATCCAAAATAATAAACTACACTAAACAACGTTTTAACAAAAATTTAACTTGGATAATCGTTGGAGATGGTCCAAAAAAAGAAGAAATGATTAAGAAAACTGGTACCGATCAAATTATTTATACAGGCTACCTTCAAAAAAAGGACTTAGTTGATATTTATGGTGTGTCTGATTTAATGGTCTTTCCTTCTCATACTGAAACATTTGGGAATGTAGTACTTGAAGCAATGGCTTGTGGAACACCAGTGATTGGTGCAAATGCAGGCGGAGTTAAAAATATAATTAGAGATTATTCAACTGGTGTCCTTTGTGAGCCACAAAATACATCTTCATTTTGCCAAGCAATTGAGGATTGCTTACATGGAAGCGAGATGTTAAAGCATATGTCAAAAAAAGCAAGAGATTACGCATTAACACAGGATTGGAATAGTATCTTTAAAAAATTAGTACAGGAATTCGAACTAATCTTTACATCACATCCACCAATCCTCATAACTAAGAAGGCTTAA
- a CDS encoding phosphatase PAP2 family protein: MSAILQKIHTYECQLFYRVNSLFQKRSLNFFFRNITHLGGATFTIASALILLLYSKGELHEASILCCCTLSLSHIPVHFLKRFYPRKRPYLKLEGTFVLKNPLKDHSFPSGHTTAIISVALPIMIYLPFTSFILLPLVLCVSFSRIYLGLHYPTDVFFGILLGIFTTFISQFFIYHL; encoded by the coding sequence ATGAGCGCTATTCTTCAAAAGATTCACACATATGAATGTCAACTGTTTTATCGCGTTAATTCATTGTTCCAGAAGCGTTCCTTGAATTTTTTCTTTCGTAATATTACACATCTTGGCGGAGCTACTTTTACAATTGCATCAGCACTAATTTTATTACTTTATTCCAAGGGTGAATTGCATGAAGCATCAATCTTATGTTGTTGTACCCTTTCTCTTAGCCATATTCCTGTTCATTTTCTTAAGCGCTTTTATCCACGTAAAAGACCTTATCTTAAACTAGAAGGTACTTTTGTGCTGAAAAATCCTTTAAAAGATCATTCCTTTCCTTCTGGTCATACAACGGCAATAATTTCTGTTGCACTTCCTATAATGATTTATTTACCATTTACGTCATTTATTTTACTTCCTTTAGTTTTGTGTGTCTCTTTCTCTCGAATTTATCTTGGCTTACATTATCCAACAGATGTGTTTTTCGGAATATTACTTGGTATATTTACTACATTTATTTCACAGTTTTTTATCTACCATTTGTGA
- a CDS encoding gamma carbonic anhydrase: MILPYKGKQPKIEPSAFIASTATVTGSVTIGANSSVFFGAVIRGDVNDTIIGNDVNVQDLSVLHQSPKCPLILEDGVTIGHSVILHSCTVKKNALVGMGSIVLDGAEIGEGAMIGAGSLVPGGKVIPPNTLAFGRPAKVVRELTEEDIIDMDRIRREYIEKGQFYKKVEEGNQSK, encoded by the coding sequence ATGATATTACCATACAAAGGGAAGCAACCCAAAATCGAACCATCAGCTTTTATCGCTTCAACTGCAACTGTTACCGGTTCTGTCACAATTGGAGCAAATAGTAGTGTGTTTTTTGGTGCAGTAATCCGTGGCGACGTTAATGATACAATTATTGGAAATGATGTAAATGTTCAAGATTTATCTGTTCTTCACCAAAGTCCAAAATGCCCTCTAATTTTAGAAGATGGCGTAACAATTGGACATAGTGTTATTTTACATAGTTGTACTGTTAAAAAGAATGCATTAGTTGGGATGGGTTCAATCGTTTTAGACGGTGCCGAAATCGGTGAAGGTGCAATGATCGGTGCAGGTAGCTTAGTTCCAGGCGGAAAAGTAATACCTCCTAACACATTAGCGTTTGGTAGACCTGCTAAAGTAGTACGTGAATTAACAGAGGAAGACATCATTGATATGGATCGAATTCGTAGAGAATATATTGAAAAAGGACAATTCTATAAAAAGGTAGAAGAAGGAAATCAGTCAAAATAG
- a CDS encoding tetraprenyl-beta-curcumene synthase family protein, with protein MSLPKNPIQLMPKVYKAVFPLVHQELNYWRNFATTIPDPELRKQALMSIDTKTFHCEGGAILALLSEKNLKPVIEFIVAYQTISDYLDNLCDRSTSLDPIDFEALHESMIDAVKCQKSDQMYYRFREEQDDGGYLRALVSKCHSSLNQSKHYEGIKEYLVQLADYYCKLQIHKHVKKEERVPRLTNWFEKYQPDLSDLEWYEFSACAGSTLGIFCLVSYSFNEAISEKLFEQVYKSYFPYVQGLHILLDYVIDQKEDEEGGDLNFCSYYPSKDVMLNRIEYFSTKSDQALKDLKDYRFHRMICQGLLGIYLADKKMAGPDEMKRIRRGIVKNGGLTSFFFYGNAKLYFKLKELKASNRRMKESV; from the coding sequence ATGTCACTACCTAAAAATCCGATCCAATTAATGCCGAAAGTTTATAAAGCTGTTTTTCCTTTAGTGCACCAAGAATTGAACTATTGGAGAAATTTTGCAACGACAATCCCAGATCCAGAACTTAGAAAACAAGCATTAATGAGTATTGATACAAAAACATTTCATTGTGAAGGTGGTGCAATTTTAGCATTACTTTCTGAAAAGAATTTAAAACCAGTAATAGAATTTATCGTTGCATATCAAACAATTAGTGATTACTTAGATAATTTATGCGATCGTAGTACTTCGCTTGATCCAATTGATTTTGAAGCACTACATGAGTCAATGATTGATGCAGTAAAATGCCAAAAATCCGATCAAATGTATTATCGCTTCCGAGAAGAACAAGATGATGGTGGATATTTACGTGCACTAGTTTCAAAGTGTCATAGTAGTTTAAATCAATCGAAGCATTATGAGGGAATTAAAGAGTACTTAGTTCAACTTGCTGATTATTATTGTAAGTTACAAATACATAAGCATGTAAAAAAAGAAGAGCGAGTGCCTAGATTAACAAACTGGTTTGAAAAATATCAACCAGACCTTTCTGACTTAGAATGGTATGAATTTTCTGCGTGCGCAGGTTCAACACTTGGGATTTTTTGTTTAGTTTCTTATTCATTTAACGAAGCGATTTCTGAAAAATTATTTGAACAAGTCTATAAGAGTTATTTCCCTTACGTGCAAGGACTTCATATACTACTAGATTATGTAATTGATCAAAAGGAAGACGAAGAAGGCGGAGATTTAAATTTCTGCAGTTATTACCCTTCTAAAGATGTCATGTTAAATAGGATTGAGTATTTTTCAACTAAAAGTGATCAAGCCTTAAAAGATTTAAAAGACTATCGTTTTCATCGAATGATCTGTCAAGGATTGCTAGGCATTTACTTAGCCGATAAAAAAATGGCAGGGCCAGACGAGATGAAAAGGATTAGAAGAGGAATTGTTAAGAACGGTGGCTTAACTTCATTCTTTTTCTATGGCAATGCTAAGTTATATTTTAAATTAAAAGAGTTAAAGGCTAGTAATAGAAGGATGAAGGAATCGGTTTAA
- a CDS encoding cation:proton antiporter, translating to MLYVQLAIILIASKVFGDLSTKLGQPAVLGKLLIGIILGPAVLGIITETETLHEMSEIGVILLMFIAGLETDLNEFKRTGKASSYVGLLGILFPLFSGYLYGISINLNQFEAIFLGLILSATSVSISVATLKEMGKLKTKDGATILGAAVIDDIVVIIALAFVMSFSGSAVSLPILLFKKFIFFTFAIIIGWKIVPWFLKKFIKLNVSETLISAALIVCFLFSAFADQTGIAAIIGAYIAGISISVTKFKHEVFEKVETIAYSVFVPVFFTLIGVSVQFKGLSHSIPTIIVISMIAILTKLIGGAIGAKLAGFPTKNSLGIGSAMVSRGEVALIMASTGLANNLLSKEMFAILVIVVLITTIVTPPLMKLFFTEKSEVLNVNV from the coding sequence ATGCTTTATGTGCAACTTGCGATTATTTTAATTGCCTCTAAAGTATTTGGGGATTTAAGTACAAAGCTTGGTCAGCCTGCAGTTTTAGGAAAGCTATTAATAGGGATTATACTAGGGCCGGCTGTTCTTGGAATCATTACTGAAACAGAGACATTACATGAAATGAGCGAAATTGGCGTCATTTTACTTATGTTTATTGCAGGTTTAGAAACTGATCTTAATGAATTTAAACGAACTGGGAAAGCTTCTTCTTATGTAGGGTTACTCGGAATACTATTCCCATTATTCTCTGGTTATCTTTATGGAATATCCATAAACTTAAATCAATTTGAAGCCATTTTTTTAGGGCTGATTCTTTCTGCAACTAGTGTAAGTATTTCGGTGGCTACATTAAAAGAAATGGGTAAACTTAAAACAAAAGATGGAGCAACAATTTTAGGAGCGGCCGTAATCGATGATATTGTGGTCATCATAGCATTAGCATTTGTTATGAGTTTTAGTGGAAGCGCCGTTAGTTTACCAATTCTTTTATTTAAAAAATTTATATTTTTTACATTTGCCATAATAATCGGTTGGAAGATTGTACCTTGGTTCCTAAAAAAGTTTATAAAGCTAAACGTTTCAGAAACATTAATCTCTGCTGCTTTAATAGTTTGCTTCTTATTCTCAGCTTTTGCAGACCAAACAGGTATTGCTGCAATAATTGGCGCTTATATCGCAGGAATATCGATATCCGTTACTAAGTTTAAACATGAGGTTTTTGAAAAGGTCGAAACGATTGCTTACTCTGTATTTGTACCTGTGTTTTTCACTCTAATAGGTGTATCAGTTCAATTTAAGGGATTAAGTCATTCAATTCCGACTATTATTGTGATAAGTATGATCGCCATTTTAACGAAACTAATTGGTGGAGCAATAGGAGCAAAACTAGCGGGATTTCCAACTAAAAATTCGCTCGGAATTGGATCAGCAATGGTATCACGTGGAGAAGTTGCACTGATTATGGCATCAACAGGTTTAGCAAATAATCTTTTAAGTAAGGAAATGTTTGCCATCCTTGTTATTGTGGTACTAATCACAACGATTGTAACTCCACCACTTATGAAGTTATTCTTTACAGAAAAAAGTGAAGTTTTAAATGTAAATGTGTAA
- a CDS encoding class I SAM-dependent methyltransferase → MILDRILPYARKLLQSTVNEGDITIDATIGNGHDTVFLAKLVGETGHVYGFDIQEQAIEKTTERINNENLSNQVTLFQRSHAEVKKVIPASSQEKLKGAIFNLGYLPGSDKSVVTIPESTISAIEQILEMMAPEGIIVVVIYHGHEGGEIEKDALMNFAQNIPQDVAHVLTYRFINQANNPPFILAIEKRA, encoded by the coding sequence ATGATTCTAGATCGTATTTTACCTTACGCTAGAAAGCTTCTCCAATCGACTGTTAATGAAGGTGATATTACCATTGATGCCACAATAGGGAATGGTCATGATACAGTATTTCTAGCAAAATTGGTTGGTGAAACTGGACACGTCTACGGATTTGATATCCAAGAACAAGCTATTGAAAAGACGACTGAAAGAATAAATAATGAAAATTTAAGTAATCAGGTTACACTATTCCAAAGAAGTCATGCAGAAGTAAAAAAAGTAATCCCAGCTTCATCACAAGAGAAATTAAAAGGTGCAATTTTTAATCTTGGTTATTTACCTGGTAGTGATAAATCAGTTGTAACTATACCCGAGTCTACCATTTCAGCAATTGAACAAATACTTGAAATGATGGCTCCAGAAGGGATTATCGTAGTTGTAATTTATCATGGTCATGAAGGCGGAGAAATTGAAAAAGATGCATTAATGAACTTTGCTCAAAACATCCCTCAAGACGTAGCACATGTATTAACTTATCGATTTATTAATCAAGCAAATAATCCTCCTTTTATATTAGCAATTGAAAAAAGAGCTTAA
- a CDS encoding TIGR01212 family radical SAM protein (This family includes YhcC from E. coli K-12, an uncharacterized radical SAM protein.) — protein sequence MTKNNPFPYTIDHKRYHSWNYHLRQQFGEKVFKVSIDAGFDCPNRDGTVAFGGCTFCSASGSGDFAGDRAEDVVTQFHKIKDKMHEKWQNGKYLGYFQAYTNTHAPVEVLKQKFEPILEQEGVVGLSIATRPDCLPDDVVEYLADLNKRTYLWVELGLQTVHEKTANIINRAHDYKTYVEGVEKLRKHNIRICSHIINGLPLETPEMMMETAMEVAKLDIQGIKIHLLHLLKGTAMMKQYEKGLVEFMDFDAYINLVVDQLEIIPSDVIVHRITGDGPPDLLIGPMWSLKKWEVLNAIDREFERRNSWQGKYANNRVQLT from the coding sequence ATGACAAAAAACAATCCTTTTCCATATACAATAGATCATAAAAGATATCACTCATGGAATTATCATTTAAGACAACAATTTGGCGAAAAAGTTTTTAAAGTCTCAATTGACGCTGGATTTGATTGCCCAAATAGAGATGGTACAGTTGCATTTGGAGGTTGTACTTTTTGTAGCGCATCTGGTTCGGGCGACTTTGCAGGGGATCGAGCTGAAGATGTTGTAACTCAATTTCATAAAATAAAAGATAAAATGCATGAGAAATGGCAAAACGGAAAATACTTAGGCTATTTCCAAGCTTACACAAATACTCACGCACCAGTAGAAGTATTAAAACAAAAGTTCGAACCAATATTAGAGCAAGAAGGCGTTGTAGGTTTATCAATCGCAACAAGACCGGATTGTTTACCAGATGATGTTGTTGAATATCTTGCAGATTTAAATAAACGAACTTATTTATGGGTTGAATTAGGATTACAAACTGTTCACGAAAAAACTGCAAATATTATTAATCGTGCACACGATTATAAAACTTACGTAGAAGGCGTAGAAAAATTAAGAAAGCACAACATCCGTATTTGTTCTCATATTATTAACGGGTTACCTCTTGAAACTCCAGAAATGATGATGGAAACTGCTATGGAAGTTGCTAAACTTGATATTCAAGGAATTAAAATTCACTTACTCCACCTATTAAAAGGAACTGCAATGATGAAGCAATATGAAAAAGGACTAGTTGAATTCATGGATTTTGACGCTTATATTAACTTAGTCGTTGATCAGCTTGAAATTATTCCAAGTGATGTAATCGTACATCGTATTACTGGAGACGGTCCACCTGACTTATTAATTGGGCCAATGTGGAGCTTAAAAAAATGGGAAGTACTGAATGCAATTGATCGTGAGTTTGAACGTAGAAATAGCTGGCAAGGTAAATACGCAAATAATCGAGTACAATTAACATGA
- a CDS encoding DUF2524 family protein encodes MTDRNFGQEQVQQAKQAYDYAVQQLEIGMRQEHFNGIEYSEAQAGLEQAIMMLEKVENLANLENRDEFNRLRRQLTQLQHQMIITPH; translated from the coding sequence ATAACGGATCGCAATTTCGGACAAGAACAAGTACAACAAGCTAAACAAGCCTATGATTATGCAGTGCAACAATTAGAAATTGGCATGCGACAAGAGCATTTTAACGGAATCGAGTATTCTGAAGCACAGGCAGGGCTTGAGCAAGCAATTATGATGTTAGAAAAAGTAGAAAACCTTGCAAATTTAGAAAATAGAGATGAATTTAATCGTTTACGTAGACAATTAACACAGCTACAACATCAAATGATTATTACTCCGCACTAA
- a CDS encoding glycogen biosynthesis protein GlgD — protein MVKKKSKSNNPEQTTKNKTKTEFSGELSAVDQVKMNNSKKGQPQRSKQG, from the coding sequence ATGGTTAAAAAGAAATCAAAAAGTAATAATCCTGAACAAACAACTAAGAATAAAACGAAAACAGAATTCTCAGGTGAACTTTCAGCAGTAGATCAAGTCAAAATGAATAACTCTAAAAAAGGTCAACCACAAAGATCAAAGCAGGGGTAA